The DNA region TCCCCTAATCCAGACAGGCCGCTGTTGCAGGAAGCTGGTTGGACCCTGGCTAGATGTGAGCCTGTGTGTGGATGTAGGGGGCCCTCTGGCTTAGGGTCCAGCCTTCATCCTGGCTTTGGGTGATGGAGGTTCTGCTCACAGGGTCTCTCTGTGGTGGAACAAGAGAAGCTGGACAACCTCATGTTGGACTTGGATGGGACTGAGAACAAGTGTAagcaggggctgggagagagtcggggtggggagggaacTCACGGAGCAGATGGAGAACTGAGGGGCCAGCGCTGTGGGGGGCTTCTTAGGAAGGatgacctgggacttccctggaggtccagtggttaggactccacgcatgagcttctgctgcagggggcacgggtacGATCCCTGGTCGGATCCTGCAGGCTGTgaggtgtagccaaaaaaaaaaaaaaaaagagagaaggatgaCCCGAGGAGGACTAGCCCTTCAAGAAAGCATGAGTTTAACGCCAGTGGGAGGGGAATGACATTAGACAGAAGGGAGGACTTTGCAGCATAAGGAGGGGGGAGTTGGTGGCAGATAGTCTGTGGTCTCAGGGGTGTTTAGCAATAGTGCCGCTCTCTGCCCTTTCCACTCACCTCCCCTCGCCGCCCCCCACTATTTTCAGGAGAGGATGGATGAGGTGTTGCAGgagtggagagggaggaggggggtctCCTTTACTGGCTCCTTTTGGGGAGTGTAGGTGGAGGCGAGGCCTGGAAGGGGAAGGGGACGTGTTTGCTCAGTGCCTTCCTCTGTAATCTCCCAGCCAAGTTTGGGGCCAATGCCATCCTGGGTGTGTCCCTGGCCGTGTGTAAGGCAGGGGCGGCCGAGCAGGAATTGCCCCTCTACCGCCACATTGCTCAGCTGGCCGGGAACTCAGACCTCATCCTGCCTGTGCCGGTGAGACTATGACCTGCCCCTcccaggggtgggtggggagggagtatGAAGCCTTGTGAGGACTGATGGGGCGCAGCTAAAGAGAAAGGATGGGGACAGGGGACTCTGAGTCCAGGAAGCTGGAGGAAGTTTGGGATTTGGGGTTGACACTCCCAGGGGCGGAGAGGGAAGTGCTCTGTGACTTTTCTGTCCTCCTGTGGCTCCCAGGCCTTCAATGTGATCAATGGGGGCTCCCATGCTGGGAACAAGCTGGCCATGCAGGAGTTTATGATCCTCCCAGTGGGCGCTGAGAGCTTTCGGGATGCCATGCGACTCGGGGCGGAGGTCTATCACACACTCAAGGGCGTCATCAAGGACAAGTATGGCAAGGATGCCACCAACGTGGGAGATGAAGGTGGCTTTGCCCCCAATATCCTGGAGAACAGTGAAGGTGAGGCCAGGAACCCCACTCCTAGCTCTAAGTCTCACTCCATCCCGGGACATCAGGAAGGGTCACACCTTTCACCAAGTCCCGAGGAGGCTGCGTGAGGGCCCCTGAGCCAATTCCAAGAGGTTCCATTCCTCGGAGTGGGTGCCAGAGGGCCTAACAAATTCacatgcaggcctgagaggacaTTCTTTATCCACCCAGCCAGATCTGTAAGCATCTGCAAGTTCCCACTGGAGCCCCTGGGGATGCTGGGAGATGGTCTAGGTGACCTGTGGGATCCGTCCCCACCTTTAACTCCGATGGATCCTCAGTTTGATGAGATACACCATACTGCAGGGAATCCACTCCAAATCTATCCCATTCCCACCCCAACCTCTTAGACTTCTAGGATTTCTAGCCTTTCTCTGCCCTGGGAGAAGCCTTATAGTGAAGAGAAACTATACAGGCAGGTAGTGGCTAAGAGTTAACTTTCTGGGCCAAATTGCCTGGATTTGAACCTTGCCTTGAAGAGTTTCTGGCTGGGGATCTTGCTCACTTCTCTGTGCTtgtctttctcatctgtaaagtgggaacaaCAGTCTCTACCTCTTAgcatattgtgaggattaaatgagatcgtATGTGTAAGTGCTTAGGTGACATAGTTAAGCCCTCAATAAATTAcagctatttaaaacaaaacaaacaaacaaacaaacaaacaaacaaaactgggcttccctgatggcgcagtggttgagagtcgcctgccgatgcaggggacacgggttcgtgccccggtccgggaagatcccacatgtcgcggagcggctgggcccatgagccatggccgctgggcctgcgcgtccggagcctgtgctccgcaacgggagaggccacagcagtgagaggcccgcgtaccgcaacaaaacaaaacaagacaaaactatggaacttccctggtggtccagtggttaagagtccatgcttccaatgcaggggctgcggttcgatccctggtcagggaaccaagatcccacacaccgcgtggcacggccaaaacaaaaacaaaaagactattATTAACACaattccattcttctgccttcctAAAAGGTGGCCTGCTCGTCGCAGACCTGAGAATAACCCCAAAACAACCTTAACCAGACCTCTCCCTAGCAACAGCCCTCCACTTCTGTTCTGAATTTCTTTCCCTCATTCCTCTTCGCCCATCGTATTCCATCCCCAGCCTTGGAGCTGGTGAAGGAAGCCATTGACAAGGCTGGCTACACAGAAAAGATCGTCATTGGCATGGATGTCGCCGCCTCGGAGTTTCATCGTGATGGCAAATACGACTTGGACTTCAAGTCTCCCGCTAATCCTTCCCGATACATCACTGGGGACCAGCTGGGGGCCCTCTACCAGGACTTTGTCAGGAACTATCCTGGTGAGAGCAAGGGCtgtggcagggggagggcagggggcaggcaggGATGTGCTGGGGACAACTCTGGACCTTACGGGGGTGCTGACCCGGGTGTCAGGGAGAGATGTCCTGAGAGGAACCTGAGAACCAGGGATGGGGTGAAGGAGCCTCCTGCAGAGGTTGGGCTTTGGATGTCGTGTAATTGTGCAGGTACCTGTGGTGAATCTGTTCCATCTGCTTTGGATCCTGATTAAAGTCATGATCTCTGAAGCTGCTGGGATCAGGGGGCGGGTTTGGGAGGAACCAGGCCTGGTGAGAGGGTGACTGGAACTAGCACAGTTCAGGATCTTTGGTTGAGAAAACTGGATGCTGGGgaattcctggcagtccagtgcttaggactctgcactttcactgccgagggcacgggttcaatccctggtcagggaactaagatcccataagccagcAGTGTGGTGGCTGGATGCTGGATACTGAGTGGAGCTGGACGTCATGTGGGTGCGGAGGTGCTGAATCGCCCTCTCTAGGTCCCCCAGTGGTTTTTACCCCAGGATGGAGGTACTTGGCTTCCAGTTCCTGAGACAGAGCAAGAGAAAATAGATTTTGCAGAATGAAGTTTTTAGAATAGCAACGAGGAAGGGCTTCCTGGTAGAAGATGGGAAAATACCAAGATAGGTTGTGAGAAAGTTTCTAAACTCTTGTTTTTTGAAAGGTTTTATGGAAGAATCAAGAAGCAGTTAGGGCAGGCTTGTTTCGGGGGAAGCAGGGGTGAGGAAGCTGAATTGGCCAGGGGGTCTGACCCGTCCATTCAGGGAATCTCAGCGGGGTGTTCCTGCCTGACTCAGAGCCTCCGCATCGCTCTCCCATCAGTGGTCTCTATTGAGGACCCCTTTGACCAGGACGACTGGGCTGCCTGGTCCAAGTTCACAGCCAACGTGGGGATCCAGATTGTGGGTGACGACCTGACAGTGACCAACCCAAAGCGCATCGAGCGGGCCGTGGAGGAGAAGGCCTGCAACTGTCTGCTGCTGAAGGTCAACCAGATCGGTTCGGTCACCGAAGCCATCCAAGCGTGAGTGCCTGCCGTCCCCGACTCAGCCCGTTTCTCCCAGCCCAGTCTTGCCCACAAGTGCTGAAGGGGGCAGGGAACCTGGAGTCACTTTCACGGCTCTCCTGGTTCTGCTCCCTCTGCCCAGACGTTTCTTGACCAACATAGGGGATGAGAAGAGGGTGCGGGCGTGAGGCGTTGGGGCTCAGTGCTGCTGTACGGATGCAGGTGCAAGCTGGCCCAGGAGAATGGCTGGGGGGTCATGGTGAGTCACCGCTCGGGAGAGACTGAGGACACGTTCATTGCGGACCTGGTGGTAGGGCTGTGCACAGGCCAGGTGAGCGCCAGGGAGCCCTTTGTGCAATTGGTGGGTTCTAGGCTCGGGTGGCTCTCTCCTTCCAGGTGTTTGCAGGTGTTGGGGGAATTTCAAGGGAGTATAAGTTTTCTTTCACGGGGCAAAGGGCGGCCACGGAACTGCTTCTCTTTTGTGGTGTTTCAGATCAAGACTGGTGCCCCATGCCGTTCCGAGCGTCTGGCTAAGTACAACCAGCTCATGAGGTGAGGGGACCCGGGGAATGGAAGCCCAGGGCCCAGGGGGTTATAAGCTGTGTTTCTCCACCATTTCATCTCCAGTGCCCGGGGCCTGGAGAACAAACAGTAGGCATCCAGAGAATACTTGTTTTTGATGGATGGGTTTACAGATGGCCTGATTGACAGCCCACGGAAAGCCAGGGAATGACCTCGCTCAGGCCAGGACCCGGGAGCAGGTGGTGCGAGGGGCTTGGAGGATGGCGGCCCCATGGGAAGCGGGGGCGGTCCTCCTGCTTCCCTGACTCTTTCCTTTCTGACTCACCTCTCTCAGAATCGAAGAAGAGCTGGGGGACGAAGCTCGCTTCGCCGGACATAATTTCCGCAATCCCAGCGTGCTGTGATCCCTCTACCTGCCTGGAGACTTGGAACCCCTCGCCCGTCCTCCTGGAACCTCTTCTTTCCAGTCCTGCTCGAAATTTCACCCCAGACAACACCCCGGCTGACCTGCTGCGCTGCTCCTTGACTGGTCCAGCCCCTGCTGTCTCCGCTCTCGCCCACTCTGGGTTCCACACTCTccactccttcctttctcttctccctcctcaaaAACTGGCCATGGACTGAGGATGTAAGGGCATCCATGGAAGACCGATCAGGGTCCGTGCCGGAGCGTCAGGGCTGGTTGTTGCGGTGTGTAGAGGGGCCGTGTGTCATGTGTGCTTTGCGCTGGGTCTGTTCGTTTCCAGGTTGCATATGAGACAGGAACTGCACAGTGCTGAGTGGAGGGGAGTGCTGGCTGCGTGCTCAGGCCTGGCCTAAGGCACTgatgtattatttattcatttatttatttttcattcatcctGTTAATGATTCACTTCCTCATAACTCCAGGGCCAGAAACTGGCCTGACTGGACGGGACCATGTGTCTGTATTTCATGTGACTGTAGATTCTGAGATGACCTGGGGTGGGGGTCTTGCTGGAACGGGAAGGGTCACAGAAAGGGGCCTCGATGAGGGTTCCTGTGTGCGTGCCAAGCCTTAACCTCAGCCTGGCTCGGTCCAGAGGTGGGGCTGTGTGCCCGGGGCTCCtcccctgtccctctctccccagcccgtCTCCCCCTCGTTCGTTCTTCCTGCAGCTGCACCTGAGCACCGTCTCACTCCCCCGTGCTGTGTTCCACAGCTGCCAGCACCTCTGTGGCGTTGAAATGAGCACCACCATTAAAGTGTGAGTCACCGTGCATTACTGTGTCTGAGGAGTCTTACTCTCGTGCACACGAGGGGAGAGAAGATGGAGCTCCTGCAAGTCGGTGAAACTGGATAGCAGAGCTGGGGAGGgcacagaaagaggaagaagccCAACAAATAGGCCAGGAGGATGGCATTGCCCACCTCACCCTGGCCAGGCAGGGAGCACATTGCCGTGCCGTGTCAGCAGCAAGCCTGGCCCCAGGACCCAGGGGAATTGGGGGTCCTTAACCTGGGGCCCCAGAATTCCTAAAAGTAtcaaaaattgtgtgtgtatatgcattttTGGAGAAAGGGATCCAAAGGGTTTGCAGATTCACCAAGGGCCTTGACCAGAGGAGGGATAAAGCTGTGGGCTGGAGCAGCTCCGGTACTGGGCCTCTCCCAGACCAAGTCCTGGCTGCTTCTGGGATCGACCAGCACTGCCTGGGCAGCACCCCCTGCAAGGTGGGGACCCGGGGAGGAAAGGATGGTGCTTGGGAAGAATGGTACTGGGGGTACAGAAGCCGGAGGAAACAGCCTTCCAGTAAACTGGGGATTCAGGACCTGGGGTGCTCAACGGGCCCCTCCCTGGGTCAGCCTGCGAGAAGGGTGCCAGTGTGTGGCTGGGGAGACGCACTATCACCCTTCAGCTCCAGCGGAGCCCCAGCATTGAGATGGGAACCCAGGAACCaccggggaggaggggggaggagggggcgggggggaggggccggaggaggggggcgggggagccCCCTCCAGGGCTCGGATACCCGGGTGGAGCTGTGGCCACTGGAGCGTATCAAGCTTCTGTAGGCTGTTGACTGCACTGGCTACGGGGCGAGGGTGGGGGGAATTGCAAGGCTGCTCCCTCTGTGGGCCTCCcactctgtttcttctctgagttCTGGTCCTGGACCCCCTCTGCCATCCTGCCCAGCTCCAGGACTGGAAGAGGATTCCCGTTCTGTATGGGCAGGACCCGCTTCTCTGCTTTTCTCCTCCTGTGTGGCTGACAACTCAGCCCTTTTCAGTCGAAGAGTTTCTCGCCCCATCCTCTGTGCTCTTCATTACAGCGCGGGCATCTCAGCTTTCCCTTCTCTGCTGTCTCCTGGTGTCCTTTTCTGTTCCCCTTGGGGGCACACCGTACTTTTCTCTAGGGTCCATTATATCCATCTTTCTTCAGTAACTCCTGGTCGGAGCCACATTTCCTAACCTCTGCCCTTTCCTCCTTGCTAGGTCGCCTTctcatgccccccaccccaacccctcaGGTACTGGCTTGGATTGGGTTACAGCTAGCTCTGCCTGGGCCTCCCAGGCCCCTCTCTCCACTTTCCTTTTGTGCCGTTGCCTGGAGACGGGTGGGTCGTGGGGACTGGGGCCAGAGAGGGAGCTGGGGTGAGGGatggtggtggggtgtgtgtgatgcTCCCTGAAGCTGAGTTGTGAGCCCGGCCCTCAGGTAGGGGAGGAATTGGAGGGGGTAGGCCCTGGCTTCTCTTCTCACTCTCCTTATCCCGTTTCCACCACTGCCTACGTTTTTCTTTTAGGCTCCGCTATGTCACCATCCTAGCCCATCCCTTAGTGGTTaaaaaaggagggagaagagCTCGGCCTGGAAAGGAGCTGGGAAGAGCCTGGGCCAGGGCCCAGTGGGGGACTGAACTGAACAGTGCAGACAGGGAGGAAATGCAATGGAGGGGGAACCATGGGGAGAGGAGGAGCCTTGGAAcaaagttggggggtggggagaaggagcTGGGGTTCTCCTAGGACACAGATGAAGGGAGTGGGcagcgggggtgggtgggtggggtggagcTGTCTGGAAAGCCCTGAGGGATAAGGAAGGTGGGACTGGGGTAATAAAGTGAGTGCCAACCAGTTCAAGAGTCTGAAGAGTGGTGATTCATTCCTAGGccagggaagccttcctgctCGGGTTCCCCCGTGCCACAGGATCCATTCAGAGCTTCTGGTACTCCTAGAACTAGGCTGAGCCCGGCCCAGGGAAATAGGAGGCAAAATCTACCAGTTGCTGCAGAGCCAAGCTCCTTCCCTCTCAGAAGGCTGGTGGGATCCTACCCTCAGGGCCCATCCTGGGCCTCTAGCTGGCGGGCTCACACACAaacaccacccccagccccgacCTGGAGCGCTACTGAGGGCTCCCAGTCCAGACTCCGGCTCCAGCTCTTCCCGTTTCCCAGCctgcctccctcccattctcTGGCCTTCCCGATCTCAGCTGCCAAAAATCACCCAGCGTCTTGGTGTCCTTTGTCCTGAGAGATGTTGCTGCTCggtgtggggcagggagagagccCAGGAGActctggggggtggggactgggggTGCTGGCCTCCTGGCTGAAGACTGGGAGTGGCTGGGGACTGTCAGGGGCAGAGGCTGCCTGGAGAGGGGTCTGCGGTGGAGCTGTCTCCACATTAGAATGATCTCGATGGGGGAACCTGGGCACCAGGGGTTGTCTCCACGTGGAGCCTAATCCCCACCCGACCCCTTCCCTGTAGCCCAAAGTACTGTGAGTGATGACTCTGTACAGATTTgagaaggaaaatggagctgcTACCAGCCAGAGGGCCTGAGGATGGTGTCCCACTCCCATAAATGAACGCTCATGCGCCCCCATTCCTACCATTTTCTTCTACTGCTTTCCCTTTCCATCTCCCCTGGCTTGTCCTCCCTATCACTGAATTTCCCTCCTCCTCCGCATGGCCACCAAAGGCCTTGTCTATCTTACATTTCTTTCTCATCTTCATTACCACTCCCTTCCACCCGCACCCCATTCTATCTACCTTGTCTTGCCAAACGAAACCCTCCTCAGCTCTTTTGGAAaccactcccccgccccccctGGAATCCagccatcccccccacccccaccccatctcccacTTTCCACTCCCACCCAGAACCCAGTCCCCTAGAATCTGCATCTGGTCCTACCGTCTCCATCCTTTCTTAAGGTTCCTCttgctttcccttctctctccacatGACATCTCTAGACTTGTCATTACTCCCAATTCTTATATTTGCAGTTCTTTTCCCAACACCAATCACCCCCAAACTCTTCACTCTCGTCCAGAAACCCCATCCTCCTGTGTATGTCTCcatcttttcaatttcttccccTCCTTATGACCCCAAACTTCCATCCCATTCTCTCTCACAAATGCCCTCCCAAAGCTCTTCTGCTACACGTTTGCCAAAGACGCTGTCACCCCAagcttctttcccctccccttgtcACACACCTCACTGCCCCCGTGGCCCCCAAGAAACTCCATCTCTCCAACCTAACTCCATTACCCCATCTCTGCCACAAACCCACAGGCCTCCCCCTCACCTCTACCGCACACCCCTTGGCCCCCAAACTTCTCCAGCCCCCCTCATAACTGCCCACACAACCCACGGCCCCTCCTACCTAGCCCTCTCCCGCGCCAGGCCCGCGGGCTCCCCGCATTCCGCCTGAGCGAACCCCTCCCCGCGCCCAGGCCCCCTCGGCCTCTGTCTCTGACAACTCGCCCGGCGCCTCCCCTTCTCCGGATCCCCCTCCCCCCCTCGCCTCGCCGCTCGCCTcgcgctccctccctccctagcgGCTCCCTCCCGGCCCCTCTCTCCTCCGTTCCTCCGcgctccctccttctccctcttcctcccttctcccatcCCCCTCTCCCAAGCGCCCTCCCTTCGCCGTCCGCTTTCCTGTGCGAGTCGCCGGACGCGCAGCCCAGCCCGCCCGCCCGCAGCCCCGCGTCGGGCCGGGGCCTGGGGCCGGGACCCGTTTCGGGGGGACCGCCGGCCTCCgggaggggccaggagggggCGAGGGAGACGACCGCCCGGGAAGGGGCGGGGGCCGCGGGCGGAGGCCGCCTAGGGGGCCGGGGATCGCGCGACTGCAGGCTGCGCGGGGCgggcgcgggcggcgggcggcgggtcGGAGCCGAGCGGAGCGCCAGCCGGGCCgcgggggcgggcggcggcgcgGCGGGGGCGGGCTGCGCGGCCCGGGCGTTCCGGGTGGCCTGGGGAGGCggcaggcctggggaggggccgaGCGAGAGCGGGGATCGGGATTTGCTCCGGAGGCGGGCGGGCGATCGGGGCCAGGTGGGGTAGAAGGGGGGATGGGGGCCGCCCTCCGGGGGGGtcggggccgccgccgccgccgtcgcgGCGGCGACTGAAGCCGGGAAGAGGAGAGGGGGGCGGGGGagcggccgccgccgccccccggAGGCGCCGGAGCCCCGAATCCCGCTCGGAGCCAGCCAGCCGTCCCGAGCTACAACCAGGTAAGATCTGCCGCGGCCCGGGCCTCGGGCCCGCCCGGGTTCTGGCCCgcggctccccacccccacccctcgtAGTTCcccctcccgccgccgccgcctccatTTGTTATTTTCCCGATCCGGTCCCCCACTGCGGGCACTGCCTGGCCTGAGGTTGGGGGCTCAGGGGGTGGGGCCAGCCCCCGAGGAGGGATGGGGGCCGGGGCACCCGGAGGATcgggaaggtggggggaggtgggaggatcTCAGGAGGAGGGCTGATGGGGCAGGAGGGTAGCCAGGACCCTGGGACCCAAAGAGGAACCCCGAGGTGGAGGGTCGGCGGAGGAAAAATGGGATGCCCGTGAGGGGGCTTCGGGGCGAAGGCAAAAAGGAATGGAGAGATGGCAGCGAGGTGGGGCATGAGGACTCCAGGAAAAGCCCCAAAGGCCCAGAACCCGGGTTTCAGAGCCCGGGGTTCGGGGTGCTAGGTGTAGAAGGGAGTTGGGAAATGGGGAAGGGGTGTGGTAGGTGGGAAGAGAGGGATTGTAGCTGATGAGGGAGGAGAATGGAACCTGGGGAAACGGGGACTCTGAGAGGGCCACCTTTGAGAAGAAGAACCCGGCGTGTTCCCGGGTGGAAGTGGGAAAGTGATGCCtttgtgactcagttttctttcCCCTACCCCGGATCACCTCTGACCTTGTTTTTCCAATCTCAGACACAGGTACTTCTTGGAGAGGGGCACACTGGGGCCCAGTAGTGTGGGTCCTCCTGCAACTGATGAGGAAGACTGGAACCCTGAAGGGAGAGTTAGGGAGCAAGGGTTTCTGGGAGGGTGGAAACACAGGAGAGAATTGGGCAGTCTTATAGGCACTCCAGACAAGTTGTGACCCCCATCCTCAAATCCGCAGAGCACCCACTGCCCCTCTAGCTGCGGTTTCCTTAAGAGGGGGTGGACCTTCATTACTGTTTTGTGCTCAGAGATTTCCCTTTGTGCGTGGACTTATTTCTACTGGGGTAGGTACTCTTAAGCTCCCTTCCCTGAGGGTGCTATAGGAGGACAGGAGCTGCTTTGGCAACTGCAGGGGGAGTTGCTGGCAGCTGGACCCCCGGGATGGACTGTAGAGGGGCAGGTTCTGCCATTTTGTTGCCATGGCAATGATCCAGCGGGATGTCTAATAGATGGGGGTTCAGAATCTTGATGGGGCCTTTGGCTATGCCCTTGGAACTCTTGGCTGGGTTCTGGAGGATGTTTCTGGAGCTGCTCATGGAGAGGAGGTTCCCCAAGGGGTCCACCCCCTTCCATCCAGCTGTCTTTGGGAAAAAGGTAGACATATTACTTGTAGGTCATAGTTGTTTCTCTAAGACCCTCCCTTTAGGCATGGTGGGGGGATAGAAGTGCTCCTGTTCCAAGTTATACCATCCTTTGGCAGTTCATTATTAGGGACTTTTTGTATAGTCTTTTTGCTTCTTTGCACAGgtattcttccattttcttaaa from Pseudorca crassidens isolate mPseCra1 chromosome 11, mPseCra1.hap1, whole genome shotgun sequence includes:
- the ENO2 gene encoding gamma-enolase, encoding MSIEKIWAREILDSRGNPTVEVDLYTAKGLFRAAVPSGASTGIYEALELRDGDKQRYLGKGVLKAVDHINTAIAPALISSGLSVVEQEKLDNLMLDLDGTENKSKFGANAILGVSLAVCKAGAAEQELPLYRHIAQLAGNSDLILPVPAFNVINGGSHAGNKLAMQEFMILPVGAESFRDAMRLGAEVYHTLKGVIKDKYGKDATNVGDEGGFAPNILENSEALELVKEAIDKAGYTEKIVIGMDVAASEFHRDGKYDLDFKSPANPSRYITGDQLGALYQDFVRNYPVVSIEDPFDQDDWAAWSKFTANVGIQIVGDDLTVTNPKRIERAVEEKACNCLLLKVNQIGSVTEAIQACKLAQENGWGVMVSHRSGETEDTFIADLVVGLCTGQIKTGAPCRSERLAKYNQLMRIEEELGDEARFAGHNFRNPSVL